The DNA sequence TCATTGTCTATAAGTCGCTGATGTCTTCGTTGATAAAACAAAAGCCGGAACTTGTAACGTATGCGCCACCGATATTTATAAACCTTAGCAATTATTAGACAAATTACAATGACCAATCCTGACAAGCCTGGAGGGAGGAGGTATCTCAAAAGATGCAGACTGCAGTCTAATTCTGTCTCGGTGATGCCACGATTCTCTTGACTGGGAGGAGACTTGCACAGAAATGAAGGTTTTGGGTCTACGTATGTTCTCTTATCTCCCAGTAACCAATCTTGTAGGAGTTTAATATCACATGTGCAAGAAAACGGGTTGTTTCCAAAGTCCACATACATCAAGTTGTATGGTGCTTTCATCAAGAAGTCCGGTAATGTAGCCATTGCATTATCATATACAATAAGTGTTTGTAGACTCGACAGATCTTTCAATACATTCAAATTGGCAAGTCTGTTTCCTGCCAAATTCAGGTACGCGAGTCCTGACAAGTGTTGAAATTGTGTTTCAGGTAAGCTTTCTATGCGATTAAAACTGAGATCCATGCGTGTAATGTTTACCAGTGAAGAAAAGTCAGGCAAGCTGTATATTCGATTATGACTGAGATTCATGTATTCAATGTTTACCAGTGAAGAAAAGTCATTTTCGTTAATATTGTCGATGTTGTTATTACTCAGATCTAAATATCGCAGGTTACGACTCTCTAAGAGAAATTGATCAATTGATGACAATTTGCACTTCGTTAATGTCAGGTTTACTAGGTCAGGAAAACCTGAATTGGCAACATCTTGTTCCTTGAAAATAATTCCGCCTGATTCGGAGATGAAAAGTGACTTGAGATGTGAGCAATTACCCCATACAAAGTAATCAAAGTAAACGTTACTGAAGCTGATGTTTTCAAATGTAGAGGAAACAGGACACAATGACATACCGTACACTTGAGTAGAATCTGCTCCACATAAAAATCCTGCAATATTGATAGATCCTAGGGTTGTATCAACCATATTGTCAAAATGAACGCTTTTAATTGGATTATGGGAGATGTCCAGAGATTTCACCTGTATGGGGATATCAAACatgatatcaaaatatatatagCTTATGTCATTATTGCTCAAATCCAAATGTTTTAGTGAGCCTGCAAGCACTTCCAGTGCTTCATAAGGAAATTGAGTAAGATTATTATAACTGAGGTCCAGTGACTCCAGATGTGACAAGCCGCGAAAGGCATATCTGGATATATATATTGAACTCTtcatttcaaattgaacttggaaGTTGTCGTAGGTAAATGATGTCCCTGGggtaaatgtcaaatttttaggtATGGAAACATACTAAATGCATCATCGTTCACTGACAGTACATATCCATGCCACATAGGAATTCTTAATGATGACACAGATGAGTTCTTCGATAATGACCCATTTGTCACAGTTTGAAATACACACTTATCCTTTACATGCAGGGTCAGATTAGATAGTGAAGCTGGTAATCGTGTGATTAGTTCTGACCATTTGGTTGTGTCCCAATATTCAGTGTAATTTTGCGATAATCCATCAGAACGATTAAATGATACAAACAGTTCCTTGATACCAGTCATATTCCCAATAGGACAAGTTACATAGTCAAATTCATTGTAAAACGTGTTTAGTGTTAATAACATTTTGAGGCCTtctattgctttacatggtgtagAGGTTAATGCGTTAAAAGAAATGTCTAAATATGTCAGATTTATAAGATTCACAAACAATGTTTCAGGTAAGCTTGATATGTAATTGTCTAATAGATCTAAATGTTCCAGACTGACAAGATTCATAAACAATGTTTCAGGTAAGCTTGATATGCCATTGTGTGATAGATCTAAATGTTCCAGACTGACAAGATTCATAAACAATGTTTCAGGTAAGCTTGATATGCCATTGTGTGATAGATCTAAATGTTCCAGACTGACAAGATTCACAAACAATGTCTCTGGTAAGCCTGATATGTAATAATTTACCACATTTAAATATTCCAAACTGGTGAGGTCCTTAAACAGAGTAGCTGGTAGCGAAATGATGTACGTCCAATAACAGCCAACATCCAGGTGAGTAAGCTTGAACAAACCTTGGAAAACAGAATCAGGTAAAGAATCTATGTCATTCAAGGATATATCGAGCTCCTGCAACTCATGTAATCCACTGAATACTGATGGCGGTAGACTGGACAAACTATGATGAATATCTAACTGTTTCAGTGATGAAGTAGAATAGGATGGGCTTCCGTGCAATGTAAAACTGTATGGCTCCCATGGAACATGTTGATAACTTAGACTTAGAGTTTCCAGTTTGTTCAGTCCTATGAATGTATCGTTGGAAATGAAGCGAATCTTGTTATAGGTCAAGTCTAACACTCGCAAAGACAGGTTTGTGTCAAAACTGATGTTGCTCACGGAGTTGTgactcaaatttaaattttgaagtGAAGTAAGGTGAATGAAACTCTTCCCATTGACAGTTTCAAGTTGATTATAACTCAAATCTAAGGTCTTGACATTGTGGTCCTTCAGGCTTGTGTCAAAACTGATGTTGCTCACGGAGTTGTGACTCAAATTTAATGTCAGAAGTGAGGTAAGATCAATGAAACTCTTCCCATTGACAGTTTGAAGTTGATTATAACTCAAATCTAAAGTCTTGACATTGTGGTCCTTCAGCGGTGGGATACTCGTAAGTTTCCTGTTGCTGCAATCTAAGATTGTTTGGTTGTACACCTTGCATGGTAATCCCTTTGGGTATGTGTATGTACAGGATGACTCAACAATAACAGCGAGAAAGGTTAACAGACGAAACAGAGAAAACATGATGTCCACTTTACATTAGTAAATTAAATGTCCAAATGGAGAATAAAAACTTAACCATAAACAGTTTGTTGAAATTTCAAAGTGACATGTCCAATCACTACATCATTTCTTCCTTGTTCGGCTATGTAGTTCTTTTACGTCAAACTCAACGTTTCACTCAATAGTGTCTTTCTCACAATGACGCAGTACAAACTATACAGTACACCTATATCTGTATATGAAAAATGTAGTGATATAAATAGCTCAATGAGGCAAGTTTGGAAAATTTCTTTTCAGAAAACTTATGAACTAAAATAAAGAAGTCAGCTCTGACTTATACAAGGAAATAAAACACGTGATTGCATGTGACCAATCACATCAAAACACGACACATTTATTAAGCACGGTTTAGCTCTGGCATTGATAAATACAATACACAATGAAATGACGTTTTGGATTGTTCTCTTAATTTTTGGTAAAGGCAAATTAAGTTCAATTTACAGTTCATTGAATACTACGTTGCCAGGATTGTGACTGACTAGTGTAAAAGTGTCAAtattcatgtgtgtaatttttcgcGGTTGGCCAATAAGTTATATCTACTTTAATTTTAAAATCAACccttcttacatagacctataacACAACCGTGCACCGTAAAATTAATGTTCCACGACAGTAAACAACATGGTTCTCGAACCAACAGTTTCGTCTGCTTTCGTGATACCTGCTATGATAACCAGCACTATACCCTCAGTCTTATTCTATCTGATAAAAAAGGTGCAAAGGTGGTTTACCCCACCACCCTCCCTCATCCTTATGCGACCACCTTAAAAATAATAGTAGCCTATTCAATGCATAGCATTTCATTTTATACAATTAACTTCAGAAGAGATGTGAAAATAAATAAAGTGGAAATTCCCATTTCTTTGTGCCACAGCTGACTGAGCAAGTTATGTTAAAAATGATTTGATCCGTGACAAACAGATATCTGTTATTAGTCTCAATGTCAAATGCACATTTTCATAATGAATGCCAAAGTCAACCAAAACCACAAATAACCTGTCACAATGCCACTTGGGGTTGAGTTTCTGTCCACTTGAATGACTGGTGCCAGGGTTGCCATATATGCATCTTATCCACACAATTGGGCTAGATTTGACTGAATTGCCAAGGTCTTTGTCATCTAATCAGCCTAATACAGAGTTACAACATTGAAAGTTTTGTAATTCCATTCCTGTGTAGGTCCATTGAGGAATATATCGCATATTGGAACCAAAATACACCATAGGTTTTGGATTTGAGGAATATTTTGTCAAGACAATATCATTTTGCCTCCGAGGTAAGTTTGGGCAACACTGCTTTCTATAGACCCTATATGAACAAGCCGACTCGGGCAGATTTGGTTAAGTTTACGATGAAGAAGTAGAAAGTAAACAACTTTTAAATCTGGTTGAACGTATCCAATGGACGTAAGTACTTGCATGTGAATAAAAtgtaaaacataataattatggtaAATTGAATGTTACATCAACAGTGAATTTATCttcaaatgtttttcaatgtatgACACAGTTTACTGTGGCCAAGGTCTGCACAATTCATACTTTGCACATAATAGTGCACAACACGTAGGCCCAAGGATGTTTAATATAAACATGGAGAGACactagattacgtaacgcattgttcctttgatgccgatatGATTTGCTGACACACTATTCATAAAAGTGTACTATTGTTTCGAGCAAAAGGGACCCGCCATTAAATTGTTAACTGGCCGacagcatattaacgctttacctggcATATGACTGTCAATGAGTGCTGAATAGAAATTCATGTGTAAGCGCaccacttaaggggtggggtatgaacgtttggacagtatttattgtgggacattagagcacatcagacatatcgaattgcattctgaatacgaagaatgtccttctgatatcaaataattttgatttttgaaattcacaatgtaaaacacattttatggcaaatgattaaaaattgatatttttgatatttaacagtactcgaagtaaactttataaatctgatgatttatacttaaagtgtatgtaggtgggataacaagccgacgatcaattgaaaattttgatctttcgtattgaagatatggattttttccccaaaacaacaaaaaaattaggtctttttgggaaaaaaatccatcatcttcaatatgaaaggtcaaaatgttcaattgatcgtcggcttttcctcccagctacatacactttaagaatatgtcattagatttataaactttacttcgaggactgttatatatcaaaaatgtgaaaaatatcaaattttaataatttgtcataaaatttgtattatatcgtgaatttcaaaaatgaaaattatttgatatcagaaagacattcttcgtattcagaatgcaattcgatatgtctgatatgctctcatgtcccacaaaaaataccgtcgaaacgctcaaaacgctcattccagatcccttaagaaagtGGTACTAATATTGTTCTCATGCAGGTATCCCAAAGGTGTGTTTGTGCGGGTCTCAAGCCTATAAagcaggctttagctgtcgatgtacactttttatcacccacctgatgTTTGAATAAATTGAATGCCCTTGCTGGTCGATTACACCTCAGAATGCATTATGCTGCCAGATCCAGATTACTGTAGCATGTGACtgcagaagatgaattttggtaaaaatcacattttagccaaaattactcatgcgcgcgaaccccaaatgggtcatgtcaaatgtaaagtgTGGGGTATTGAAGCTTttacccaagtttgatataaaattggatcgattgagcccttatttattggtcgagctatgagttttaaaatatcagacgagacgtagtcgagtccaatattttaaaactcatagcgagaccaataaatattgggcgtaaagcatccaattttctcattattatgttttggatccaatattttcatatttggatTCATCACAACATAATAATGGTTAATCTTTGACCTTGGACTGAAACAGGCGAAAGGGCCGTGTGAAATCTCAAATTTTTAATTCAGACAgcctatataaataaataataaataaataaataaatttcagatttatatagcgcctttttccaggtcTTGAatgattcaaagcgctgtaatttcgctgccatggtgaatcatcacaatcagatctcatcaactaggccagttgcagccgaatctGACGCAGACCTATCAGCACTTAGATTGTaatatccaccaattatctgtgcagctccctaAATTCcgttgggtgaaggaagtttttagaaagcaggaggaaaccggagatcccagagaaaacctgcgaaagcgagcatggaatcgggataaaccaaatccacatacagtccttgggcacggccggggcttgaacccgggacctcagtggcacaaggcgagggaactaccgctgctcCAACTCGCTCTATATGAGCAATATGATCCTAGAAAATGTAATTTCGGAGACATGCTTGTTTGGTTTTGACTTCATGACTTACTTGAGATGGCTTCCCAACCAGTTTGAGTCTTCACAGCTCTCTGTTGGTGGCCAGATGTCTTGCCGCTGCTACTGATGGTATTCCTGTCTGTGTACAGAAGTGTTTGATGTCTTCGAGCCACTTTTTTCAGGTCTTCCTCTGGGTCttgccttctatgtgaccttcGAGCAGGATTTTTGGATATCTATTCTTTTCACATGACCAAAATATTTGTGCTTTTTGGTCATGATCGTTGCAGTCAGTTCTTTGTGGTAACGTAGCCGCTAACTGATGTTAGTGTTTCGGATTCTGTCCCTTCTTGTGACTCCTAATCCCGGCTCCTAATATCTTCCTCAAGCACGCCATTTCAAACACCTGCAGTCTCTATTCTTCTGATTTCTTGGGTGTCCAGGTTTCAGCACTATATGTGATGATGGATAGGACCAGTACTCGGTAATTCAAGTTTAGTTGAATTCTTGATATCGTTTGACTTACAAATGTGGTTCAGCCCATAGCAAGACCAATCCTATGTTTGATATCATTTTCATTGCTGGGGGTTTAACGTTTCTGATATTAACCCTCCCAGGTATATGAAATCCTCCACCTGCTTGAGGGGTTTCCCGTCAATCAGAATACCAAGTTGCGCTTTTTCTCTGTTGATGACCTGAACTTCAGTTTTGCTGATATTATTAGTAAGTCCAAACTTCTTGCTGAATGTATCGACTCTGCAGGTCCTCCTTTGTTTCAGTGAAGCTGAGGTTGTTGATGTACTGCCCTTGCACTTTTGCACTTATCTGTTCATCTTAGATTGCCAACCTTAACAATAGTTCCAGCAGAATGTTGAAAAGTTGTGGAGACAGTATGCATCCTTGACGAACTCATGTCACAGTTGTAAACCAAGGTGTAAGCTCTCCATTGACTCTTACAGTGCTTTGAGATGTTCCATAGAGTACTCTCAGAAGATCGACGGTCTTTGACGAGTAGCCCATGTGTCGCATGGCTTGCCACAGACCCTACAGTGTCGAAGGTCTTCTGGTAGTCTATATAGCAGCAGTAAAGTGATTTCCGTTTTTTTGTTATACTCTTCAGCCAGTTGTCTATGGTGCTCCTTCCCGGTCGAAAGCCTGCTTGGAATTCAGCAAGTATGTCTTCTGTTTGGGTTTGCATTCTTTTGTGGAGTATGCTGCTTAATACCTTTCCTGCAAGGCTAAGGAGGCTGATCCCCCTGCAGTTAGAGCAGTCTAACTTGTCCTTTTTCTTGTAGATTGGGACAATAACAGCTCGTCCCCAGTCCAGTGGAATTTCACCTGTGTCCCATATTCTGTTGCACAGTTTGTGTATGATCCTGACACCTGGTTCTTCCGTATATAGCTTTCAGTTCCTCTGCTGAGATCCCATGTACGAACTTCATCTATCAGGATGTTTGCTTCCTCCCCTTCTTCAGGAATGGTTGGGATTATTTGGAGGTGCAATCAGGTCTGTCTTTATTGAATAATTCTTTAAAACTTTCTTTCAACCTATCCTTCACTTCCGTGTTTTTAGTTAGAACTTTGCCATTGTTGTCTTTGAcacttgatattgatgttgagcGAGTCCTTGTGATTGTTTTATGGTGGAGTAGATCTGCTTCGTTTTCTTGGCTTCATGCGCATCATCCATTTCTTTGCACAGTTCTTGCAGTCAATTATCTTTACACTCTTTCGCCTTGAGTTTTATTTCCCTATTTAAGAAGTTGTACTTGGATTTCAAAATAGGGTCCTCCAAGCGCTGCAGTTTCACTTTACTTCTCTGTCTGGTTAACTCTAGGACCTCAGTACTATCCACGGCTTTTGTTGTTGAGGTTTCTCTTTCCAAGAAGTTTATCAGAAGTTTCATTGATTGTATTTTGATGTCATTCCAAAGGTCTTCAATCCCGACATCAGTATCTGGGATGTCTAATAGGGGTTGGAATCTACCACCTATTGTCACTTCATATGTCTCTCTAATCCTCTCATGCATGTCTCTCTTGTTTTTATCTATGGTATTGTTCAGCTTTTTGTTTTCAATGACAGATAAGATATTGGGTAATCACCTAAAATGAGCCACTTTACTTAAATTGTCTTCTATATGTCCTAATTTGCAAGCCGGTTCTTATACAGTAAATATTGAGCACATTTTAAttgctgttttttgttttgttttttaatttttcatcccACAGATACATCAAAATGGGTGCTTCAATCGGTAAACTGGATGCGGGCAATATTGATCTCCATGAAATCATCGGAGAAGGTGGATTTGGGTCTGTCAGACGCGTCTCATTTAAGAATCCCTACAAAGGATACAAGGAAGCTGCGGGCAAAACAGTAGTCTATGGGTTGGGAAAGAAAGAGGTGGAAATCATGAGCCAACTCAGCCATCCAAATATCGTTAACTTCCTAGGAATTTGTGAAACTGGGGGTTCCAATATTATTCTAATGGAATATGCACCTAATGGTTCACTACATGATTACCTAAACGATCCGTCAAAGCCTCTTCCATATGAGTTACAGAAAAAGTGGGCAAACGAATCGGCACTTGCAATCAGATATCTCCATGGACAGAACTTCCTGCACAGGGACATTAAGCCTCAAAACTGCCTTCTCTTTCAAGACAATCTGTTGAAGCTGTGTGATTTTGGTCTTGCGCGTGAGATAGAAGAGTCTCAGACAACATCTAGCCAGAAAGGAACCTATCGCTACATGGCACCAGAAATTCATGTGGGGAATAAGCATGGAAGAGCTATCTTCTCCAAACCAGCTGATGTATGGGCCTATGGTATGGTTCTGCTGGAAATCTGCACAAGGAAACCACCATTTGAGCACTTGGAATGGCACAGGGTTGTCTTTGAAGTAGGCAGTGGAAACAAACCATCCATACCTGAAGACTGCCCCAAAGATCTGTCAGACATCATACAGCAATGCTGGAATAGTGACCCTAAACAGCGACCTACAATGACATTTATTGTAACGGGTATGTAGAGTATCTTGTTCCTACAtgtataatttaaattaatttgaaCACAATTAATCATGATAAAAGAAGAAATTGATGCCAGTGATTCTAAATAAATAACGTTAAAGTAATACATAATCAATAACTCTCTGGCAATAACCTCACAAGTATGGGTAAAAACGCCGCTTTA is a window from the Amphiura filiformis chromosome 12, Afil_fr2py, whole genome shotgun sequence genome containing:
- the LOC140165550 gene encoding toll-like receptor 2, whose protein sequence is MFDIPIQVKSLDISHNPIKSVHFDNMVDTTLGSINIAGFLCGADSTQVYGMSLCPVSSTFENISFSNVYFDYFVWGNCSHLKSLFISESGGIIFKEQDVANSGFPDLVNLTLTKCKLSSIDQFLLESRNLRYLDLSNNNIDNINENDFSSLVNIEYMNLSHNRIYSLPDFSSLVNITRMDLSFNRIESLPETQFQHLSGLAYLNLAGNRLANLNVLKDLSSLQTLIVYDNAMATLPDFLMKAPYNLMYVDFGNNPFSCTCDIKLLQDWLLGDKRTYVDPKPSFLCKSPPSQENRGITETELDCSLHLLRYLLPPGLSGLVIVICLIIAKVYKYRWRIRYKFRLLFYQRRHQRLIDNDDDADSMNSDNEDMEVTYEAPILRRQYHAYVSYHKDNEAWINDQLIPNIEDGPQQFRLCMTERGDIPAGRNNAICQGIYKSRKTIAVLSENFMDDRWCHYQLQIAHMRLELDDDVLILVQIGEIPDDKKDNVALSDIT